A genomic segment from Alteribacillus bidgolensis encodes:
- a CDS encoding GerAB/ArcD/ProY family transporter, which translates to MENQGYVMKDRQQISATQLSSLVLIFLTGSSIVVVPGALIGYAKNGAWLSLLLSLAVGMILLVLMLYLYREFPQLSLIEYSQQLLGKWLTLLIAFPFLSMQLHSTSGIVLDVGLFMTSSMMRETPLYVFTLLIFFVTALTVRAGIEKFVRMFVVLMMIVLLFVIVILFLASTNYETNHLIPVLPDGFKPVLLGAYFTYGFPYSEIIIFTMLLPYVRREENHLLKKEHIYGHSGQWLFFDRCYA; encoded by the coding sequence ATGGAAAATCAAGGTTATGTTATGAAAGACCGGCAACAGATTAGCGCGACTCAATTATCCTCTTTGGTATTGATTTTTTTAACTGGTTCTAGCATCGTTGTCGTGCCGGGGGCTCTTATTGGATATGCGAAAAACGGAGCATGGTTATCCCTATTGCTTTCGCTTGCTGTTGGGATGATTCTATTGGTTCTTATGCTTTATTTATACCGGGAGTTTCCACAATTAAGTTTGATCGAATACAGCCAGCAGCTGCTAGGAAAATGGCTGACACTGCTGATTGCTTTTCCCTTTCTTTCGATGCAGCTGCACAGTACTTCGGGGATCGTGCTTGACGTCGGCTTGTTTATGACTTCTTCGATGATGCGGGAAACACCGTTGTATGTTTTTACTTTGTTGATTTTTTTCGTGACGGCGTTGACGGTACGGGCCGGAATAGAAAAGTTTGTACGGATGTTTGTGGTACTTATGATGATAGTCCTCTTATTTGTCATTGTTATATTATTTTTAGCGAGCACTAATTACGAGACAAATCACTTAATTCCGGTTTTACCGGATGGCTTCAAACCGGTTCTATTAGGCGCTTATTTCACCTATGGTTTTCCTTATTCAGAAATAATTATCTTTACGATGCTGCTTCCTTATGTACGCCGGGAAGAAAATCACCTTCTAAAAAAAGAGCATATTTACGGCCATTCTGGTCAATGGTTGTTTTTTGATCGCTGTTACGCTTAG
- a CDS encoding flavodoxin family protein encodes MNNIMVIYGSSRRNGNTDFLADQMTEGVEVTKVYLQDWNIEPIVDQRHESQGFNDVNDDYEPLLNDFLDHGSIQNILRFCHPCWLPIR; translated from the coding sequence TTACGGCAGTTCAAGAAGAAATGGTAATACTGATTTTTTAGCGGATCAGATGACCGAAGGAGTGGAAGTGACTAAAGTGTATTTACAAGATTGGAATATCGAGCCAATCGTTGATCAAAGACATGAATCGCAAGGGTTTAACGATGTAAACGATGATTACGAACCTCTATTAAATGACTTTCTTGATCATGGTTCCATTCAAAATATCTTACGTTTTTGTCATCCGTGTTGGCTTCCTATTCGTTAA
- a CDS encoding spore germination protein: protein MRRRGNIKKIDQKTTLQNNTSQNEKDSPPVPISSNLSDNIQQVKEIFSCSDDFVLLTWQYGPDMEHTAFSIYYDTLIQRKELNYMKESLQDLVTHEVGKGTMIAPEEVMSFFEQNGVSAQSHRLVEDFQQVIEKISSGHLIIFFNQWNKALSYKSSNIEGRQVTEPVVEPTVRGPRESTVENIDKNIGMLRNRLQSPHFKIETFSLNGETNTKIAYGYLDGTVNPDMLAEFKRRIRKWREGEILETSYVEELIEDSTYSPFPQYRYTERPDTAVAAMLDGKIVVLVNGSGAIMICPGLLVEFMQSSEDYYQRTVFASLVRLMRVSAFFIALTLPSIYIAFTTFHPELIPTVLLTTIIDSREGIPFPAFIEALLMTALFELLREAGIRLPRPVGSAVSIVGALIIGDAAITAGIASPMMVIVVALTGIASFSMPQHNFAIALRVLGLLIMVFAAILGIFGLLIALILIWLHLADLRSLGQPYLTPLGPFRPKQWRDVFVRAPLKKMFRPHRHRHMRMRPE, encoded by the coding sequence ATGAGAAGGCGGGGAAATATTAAAAAAATTGATCAGAAAACCACTCTTCAAAATAACACGAGTCAGAACGAAAAAGACAGCCCACCTGTTCCGATTTCTTCTAATTTATCTGACAATATTCAGCAGGTGAAGGAAATTTTTTCTTGTTCGGATGACTTTGTTCTTCTTACCTGGCAATACGGACCGGACATGGAACATACAGCATTTTCGATCTATTATGATACACTCATTCAACGAAAAGAACTTAACTATATGAAAGAATCACTGCAAGATCTGGTAACGCATGAAGTAGGGAAGGGCACGATGATTGCGCCGGAAGAGGTCATGTCTTTTTTTGAGCAGAACGGTGTTTCCGCTCAGTCCCACCGCCTGGTCGAAGATTTCCAGCAAGTCATTGAAAAAATAAGTTCCGGCCATCTTATTATCTTTTTTAATCAATGGAACAAGGCACTCAGCTATAAGAGCAGTAATATTGAAGGCAGACAGGTTACAGAACCCGTTGTTGAACCAACAGTAAGGGGGCCGCGCGAAAGTACCGTTGAAAATATCGATAAAAATATAGGAATGCTGAGAAATCGTTTGCAGTCGCCGCATTTTAAAATAGAAACTTTTTCACTCAATGGAGAGACAAACACAAAGATCGCCTACGGCTATTTGGACGGTACGGTTAATCCTGATATGCTCGCCGAATTTAAAAGACGTATTAGAAAATGGAGGGAAGGAGAGATCCTGGAAACCTCCTACGTAGAGGAGTTAATTGAGGATTCAACGTATTCTCCATTTCCTCAATACCGATACACCGAGCGCCCCGATACGGCTGTGGCGGCCATGCTTGATGGGAAAATTGTGGTACTCGTAAACGGATCAGGAGCGATAATGATCTGTCCCGGTTTATTAGTTGAATTTATGCAGTCAAGTGAAGATTACTATCAGCGCACTGTTTTTGCAAGTCTTGTTCGTTTAATGAGAGTAAGCGCATTCTTTATTGCCCTCACTCTCCCTAGTATTTACATTGCTTTTACCACTTTTCATCCGGAGTTGATTCCTACCGTTCTGTTAACGACCATCATTGACAGCCGTGAAGGCATTCCTTTTCCGGCTTTCATTGAAGCTTTGCTTATGACCGCTCTCTTTGAACTGCTGCGGGAGGCAGGGATTCGCCTGCCGCGCCCGGTTGGTAGTGCCGTCAGCATCGTTGGAGCGTTAATCATTGGAGATGCAGCAATTACGGCGGGTATCGCTTCCCCCATGATGGTTATTGTAGTCGCGCTTACAGGAATTGCTTCTTTTTCGATGCCGCAGCACAATTTCGCTATTGCACTGCGCGTTTTAGGGCTGCTGATTATGGTATTTGCAGCTATCCTGGGGATATTTGGATTATTAATCGCTCTTATCTTAATCTGGCTGCATTTGGCGGATTTACGCTCACTTGGCCAGCCTTATCTGACTCCGCTCGGGCCATTCAGACCAAAACAGTGGCGGGATGTATTCGTTCGAGCTCCGTTAAAAAAAATGTTTCGTCCCCATCGCCATCGTCATATGCGGATGAGACCAGAATAA
- a CDS encoding Ger(x)C family spore germination protein, with translation MNKLKIAAYLSLLLLLTGCWDNLELINRAFVMGVALDETEKGKVQLTTQAYNPSRGVQGEGGGGQGSQNYINIRTTEDSVNEAVRDIPRHIGRKAQWGHLYVIVISEEFARNQGLEEVLAFFFRDHEPRLTASVVITKGKAADFLEMEPLMEITTGQQLSENEEMSHKYSQKTIDSNLLKLAIQTRNQVGNGLLPYFHKIEHASETSPTVAGITLLKKGKMVGNLPTEKAERLLLIRDEYQGGMIQLPCKNDPSTIEVIEIVSAETSLKPIIKDDSLTVKVSSEIEAVLQQLTCSKTDSPEAEKELEKRLEQYIEKELEKTINVLQEKQFDAMDLGDKVYAKNPSVWKRWKKDWDQRFADSEFEFDVQIRITSSGTSSGKPWFSE, from the coding sequence ATGAACAAACTAAAAATAGCTGCGTATTTATCATTACTTTTATTATTAACTGGATGTTGGGACAATTTAGAATTAATCAACAGAGCATTTGTGATGGGGGTTGCGCTCGATGAAACGGAAAAAGGAAAAGTGCAGCTGACCACACAGGCTTACAATCCTTCCCGGGGTGTTCAGGGTGAAGGGGGAGGAGGTCAAGGCAGCCAAAATTATATTAACATAAGAACAACCGAAGATTCCGTTAATGAAGCAGTTCGCGATATTCCCAGGCATATCGGGCGCAAAGCGCAATGGGGACATTTATATGTCATCGTGATCAGTGAGGAATTTGCAAGGAATCAAGGTTTGGAAGAAGTTCTCGCATTTTTCTTTCGGGATCATGAACCACGGCTTACGGCTAGTGTAGTGATTACGAAAGGAAAAGCTGCTGATTTTTTAGAAATGGAACCTTTAATGGAAATTACAACGGGTCAGCAGTTAAGCGAAAATGAAGAAATGTCGCATAAGTACAGCCAAAAAACAATTGACAGCAATCTCTTGAAACTAGCTATACAGACGAGAAACCAAGTCGGCAATGGCCTTCTCCCTTACTTTCACAAAATAGAGCATGCCTCAGAAACATCACCGACCGTAGCCGGGATTACTCTTTTAAAAAAAGGCAAAATGGTCGGTAATCTGCCTACAGAAAAAGCGGAAAGGTTATTACTTATTCGAGATGAATATCAAGGCGGGATGATTCAACTTCCCTGTAAGAATGATCCTTCGACTATAGAAGTAATTGAAATCGTTTCTGCCGAAACCAGTTTGAAACCGATAATTAAAGATGACTCGCTGACAGTGAAGGTGTCAAGCGAAATCGAAGCGGTCTTACAACAACTTACTTGTTCTAAAACGGATTCACCCGAAGCAGAAAAAGAATTGGAGAAAAGACTAGAACAGTATATAGAGAAGGAGTTAGAAAAAACGATCAATGTGTTGCAAGAAAAACAATTTGACGCGATGGATCTTGGAGATAAAGTATATGCGAAAAATCCATCCGTATGGAAACGGTGGAAAAAAGATTGGGATCAGCGTTTTGCTGACAGTGAGTTTGAATTCGATGTGCAGATTCGAATCACCAGCAGTGGAACGTCAAGCGGAAAACCCTGGTTTTCCGAATAA
- a CDS encoding GerAB/ArcD/ProY family transporter, producing MIAVTLSTIMVFGPIAGERAYSMFEVARTIELYEIIQRMESLIGYALIVASYMKAVISLYVLNITITHLFRSQDTNILIFPLALVCFLYSTLQISLGKPGG from the coding sequence TTGATCGCTGTTACGCTTAGTACCATCATGGTATTCGGTCCGATCGCCGGGGAGCGGGCTTATTCCATGTTTGAGGTGGCACGGACGATTGAATTATATGAAATTATTCAACGAATGGAGTCTTTGATCGGCTACGCTCTTATTGTAGCTTCCTACATGAAGGCAGTTATCTCTCTATATGTCCTGAATATAACCATTACCCATTTATTTAGGTCGCAGGACACGAACATTCTGATCTTTCCACTTGCGCTGGTCTGCTTTCTTTATTCCACGCTGCAAATCTCCCTGGGGAAGCCAGGTGGATAA
- a CDS encoding CitMHS family transporter: MISLIGFLTIITIVTLLITKKVNPIVGLVIIPLAGALLLGTGIDDLATYFNDGIDSVMSVVIMFIFAILFFGIMQDAGLFDPIINKMVEISRGNVVAVAVSTIIIAIVAGLDGSGASTFLITIPALLPLYKRLNMSPYLLMLLVVLSIGVMNLLPWAGPIGRAASVLNMDPVALWQPLIPLQLIEIVLLLFIGVFFGIREKRRIAKIYGFPSVQAEAAATVEGAVEENVDKDELKRPKLLWLNIILTLAVIGTLMSGALPSGFVFMIGLAIALPVNYRHVDKQLERIKAHAPNALMMAGIILAAGSFLGILEGTGMLDEMAASLIYILPGAILPYLHLIIGFFGVPFDLILSTDAYYFALVPIVEQIVTNYGVPSTTIIYALVVGNIIGTMVSPFAPALWLGLGLAKLEMGGHLRYSFFWVWGFSILLLIVAWVMGIISL, encoded by the coding sequence ATGATAAGTTTGATTGGTTTTCTCACTATCATTACCATTGTAACGTTACTCATTACGAAAAAAGTAAATCCTATTGTCGGTCTTGTGATCATCCCATTAGCTGGAGCTTTATTATTAGGAACAGGTATTGACGATTTAGCCACGTATTTTAACGACGGTATTGACTCGGTTATGTCTGTTGTCATTATGTTTATTTTTGCGATTTTGTTTTTTGGCATTATGCAAGATGCGGGGCTCTTTGACCCTATCATAAATAAAATGGTCGAGATTTCTCGTGGAAATGTGGTAGCGGTTGCAGTCAGTACCATTATTATTGCGATCGTTGCAGGTTTAGATGGTTCCGGTGCCTCCACGTTTTTAATTACGATTCCTGCATTACTCCCGCTTTATAAACGTTTAAATATGAGTCCCTATTTGCTTATGTTGTTGGTCGTCTTAAGCATCGGTGTGATGAATTTACTTCCATGGGCCGGCCCAATTGGCAGAGCAGCTTCTGTTTTAAATATGGATCCTGTTGCTTTATGGCAGCCGCTCATCCCTCTTCAACTCATTGAAATTGTTTTATTACTCTTCATCGGTGTATTTTTTGGGATAAGAGAAAAACGCCGGATTGCGAAAATATATGGCTTCCCGTCCGTACAAGCAGAAGCAGCAGCAACCGTAGAGGGTGCCGTTGAGGAGAACGTAGACAAAGATGAACTGAAAAGACCAAAACTTCTCTGGCTGAATATTATTTTAACTCTAGCAGTAATTGGTACATTAATGAGCGGAGCACTTCCATCAGGTTTTGTGTTCATGATCGGGTTAGCTATTGCTCTTCCTGTAAACTATCGACATGTCGACAAACAGCTTGAACGAATTAAAGCACACGCCCCAAATGCTCTAATGATGGCGGGGATCATTTTAGCTGCTGGTTCATTTTTGGGCATATTAGAAGGAACAGGTATGTTGGACGAAATGGCCGCAAGTCTTATTTATATTCTTCCGGGCGCAATTCTTCCTTACTTGCATTTGATCATTGGTTTTTTTGGAGTTCCTTTTGACCTGATTTTAAGTACAGATGCCTATTATTTTGCTCTCGTTCCGATTGTTGAACAAATCGTAACAAACTATGGTGTTCCTTCAACTACCATTATCTATGCTCTAGTAGTAGGAAACATCATTGGAACGATGGTTAGTCCGTTTGCTCCTGCATTATGGCTGGGTCTTGGTTTAGCCAAACTAGAAATGGGAGGCCACCTTCGTTATTCCTTCTTCTGGGTATGGGGATTTAGTATTTTATTGTTAATCGTTGCTTGGGTGATGGGGATCATAAGCTTATAA
- the gntK gene encoding gluconokinase has protein sequence MGYYMMGVDIGTTSTKAVVFNKEGKAVSRFGVEYPLYTPTSAAAEQDPEEIFQAVLTVMKNSLIEANVSGQDVRFVSFSSAMHSLIVVDGEGNPLTQSITWADNRSVSYAEKIKKEHNGHEIYLRTGTPIHPMSPLVKLLWLSEERKELFQPENKYISIKEYVFLRLFGEYVIDYSIASATGMFNLEKLEWDEEVLNLVSVKREQLSKPVSTTDSIKGLAPEFAKFTGLSVDTPFVVGASDGVLSNLGVNAIEPGVIAVTIGTSGAIRTVTNRPVTDPKGRIFCYALTDKHWVIGGPVNNGGMIFRWVRDELANAEVETAKRLGKDPYEVLTDIAATVPAGSNGLIFHPYMAGERAPLWNANARGSFFGLGMHHKKEHMVRAVLEGVMMNLYSVLLALEELIGTPTRVQATGGFVRSILWRQMLADVFDQEVTIPENFESSCLGAIILGMYGLGEIDSLSEVEKIVGSIHCHQPNKEATAAYRKLMPIFIRLPRLLEKEYDAISDFQSKF, from the coding sequence ATGGGTTACTACATGATGGGCGTTGATATTGGTACAACAAGTACAAAAGCAGTGGTTTTTAATAAGGAAGGTAAAGCAGTTAGTCGATTTGGAGTTGAATATCCACTTTATACTCCTACCTCAGCAGCAGCTGAACAAGATCCAGAGGAGATTTTTCAAGCCGTTCTTACGGTAATGAAGAATAGTTTAATAGAAGCAAACGTATCAGGTCAGGATGTTCGTTTTGTTTCTTTTAGTTCGGCGATGCATAGTTTAATTGTTGTGGATGGTGAAGGGAATCCTCTAACACAGTCAATCACCTGGGCGGATAACCGAAGTGTATCATACGCTGAAAAAATAAAAAAAGAACATAATGGTCATGAGATATACTTACGAACAGGTACTCCTATTCATCCAATGTCACCATTAGTGAAACTATTATGGTTGAGTGAGGAACGAAAGGAATTATTCCAGCCAGAAAACAAGTATATATCAATTAAAGAATACGTTTTTTTGCGATTGTTTGGTGAGTATGTCATTGATTATTCTATTGCTTCGGCCACTGGGATGTTCAATTTAGAAAAATTAGAATGGGATGAAGAAGTTCTTAACCTTGTTAGTGTAAAGAGAGAACAACTATCAAAACCAGTCAGTACAACTGACAGCATCAAAGGTTTAGCACCTGAGTTCGCTAAATTCACAGGTTTATCTGTTGATACACCATTCGTTGTCGGAGCAAGTGATGGTGTGCTTTCTAACCTAGGAGTGAATGCAATCGAACCTGGTGTAATAGCGGTTACAATTGGAACAAGCGGTGCGATTCGTACAGTTACTAATCGACCTGTTACAGATCCAAAGGGTCGAATCTTCTGTTATGCGCTAACAGACAAGCATTGGGTCATAGGTGGACCTGTGAATAATGGCGGGATGATTTTCCGTTGGGTCCGTGATGAACTGGCGAACGCTGAGGTAGAAACAGCTAAGCGTTTAGGAAAAGATCCATATGAAGTTTTAACCGATATTGCAGCAACGGTTCCAGCTGGATCAAACGGACTCATCTTTCATCCATATATGGCAGGAGAAAGAGCTCCTCTTTGGAATGCAAATGCACGTGGTTCCTTCTTTGGTCTTGGTATGCATCACAAGAAAGAACATATGGTTCGTGCGGTTCTTGAGGGTGTGATGATGAACTTATACAGTGTACTTCTTGCATTAGAAGAATTGATTGGGACACCAACACGCGTTCAAGCAACAGGGGGCTTTGTTCGCTCAATATTATGGAGACAAATGCTAGCAGATGTCTTTGATCAAGAAGTAACCATTCCTGAAAACTTTGAAAGTTCATGTTTAGGTGCAATTATTTTAGGAATGTATGGTCTTGGTGAAATTGATTCATTAAGCGAAGTTGAAAAGATCGTTGGTTCGATTCATTGTCATCAGCCAAATAAAGAAGCAACAGCTGCATACCGTAAACTGATGCCGATCTTTATTCGATTACCAAGATTACTTGAGAAAGAATACGATGCGATAAGTGATTTTCAAAGTAAGTTCTAA
- a CDS encoding GerAB/ArcD/ProY family transporter, translating into MKEQQQVSATQMASLAFIFLTGSSIVVMPGPLIGYANNGAWLSLLLSLAGGMLLLVFMLYLYEKFPQLSLIEYSQQLLGKWLTWIFAIPFLSMQLHSSSGIVLDVGLFMTSSIMRETPLYVFIFLIFFVTALTVHVGIEKFTRMFVVLMMVVLLFVIVILVLASANYKIEHLVPVLPDGIKPVLLGTYFYFGVPITELVLFSMLLPYVRREENHLLKKSMFTALLINVFFLTAVTLSTILVFGPIAGERAYSMFEVARTIELYEIIQRMESLIGYALIITSYMKAVISLYILNLTITQLFGLKDTYILIFPLALVCFLFSMLQISLGEAMWINIVTVIEPLWKTFAYVLPLLVLTITAFLRVKNRKISWK; encoded by the coding sequence GTGAAAGAACAACAACAAGTAAGTGCAACACAAATGGCCTCTTTGGCATTTATTTTTTTGACAGGCTCAAGCATCGTTGTGATGCCGGGCCCTCTCATTGGATACGCGAATAACGGAGCATGGCTGTCTCTTTTGCTTTCGTTAGCAGGCGGGATGCTTCTTTTGGTCTTTATGCTTTATTTATATGAGAAATTTCCGCAATTAAGTTTGATTGAATACAGTCAGCAGCTGCTAGGAAAATGGCTGACATGGATATTTGCGATTCCCTTTCTTTCAATGCAGCTGCACAGTTCATCCGGAATCGTGCTTGATGTGGGTTTGTTTATGACATCTTCAATAATGCGGGAAACACCGCTGTATGTTTTTATTTTTTTGATTTTTTTCGTGACGGCGTTGACGGTACATGTAGGGATAGAAAAATTCACACGCATGTTTGTGGTACTTATGATGGTGGTCCTCTTATTTGTTATCGTTATACTAGTTTTAGCAAGCGCCAATTACAAGATCGAACATCTGGTTCCCGTTCTGCCAGATGGCATTAAGCCTGTTCTTTTAGGTACATATTTCTATTTCGGTGTGCCAATTACAGAGCTGGTTCTTTTTTCCATGCTGCTGCCTTATGTACGCCGGGAAGAAAACCATCTTTTAAAAAAGAGCATGTTTACGGCTCTTCTGATCAATGTTTTTTTTCTGACCGCAGTTACGCTCAGTACGATTCTTGTATTCGGACCTATCGCTGGGGAACGGGCATATTCCATGTTTGAAGTTGCACGTACAATAGAATTATACGAAATCATTCAAAGAATGGAATCTCTTATCGGCTATGCTCTCATTATCACTTCCTACATGAAGGCAGTTATCTCGCTATATATCCTGAATTTAACCATTACCCAATTGTTTGGGCTAAAAGACACCTACATTTTGATCTTTCCGCTTGCGTTGGTTTGCTTCCTTTTTTCTATGCTTCAAATATCTCTAGGAGAAGCCATGTGGATAAACATTGTGACTGTCATTGAGCCATTATGGAAAACATTCGCCTATGTACTTCCTTTACTCGTTCTCACCATAACCGCCTTTCTAAGGGTGAAAAATAGAAAGATCAGCTGGAAATAG
- the sda gene encoding sporulation histidine kinase inhibitor Sda yields MALDDLSPSVLLEAYHKAKEMNLDEDFITILKKALQAHLVHQ; encoded by the coding sequence ATGGCTTTGGACGATTTATCCCCTTCTGTTCTTTTGGAAGCTTACCATAAGGCAAAGGAAATGAACCTAGATGAAGATTTCATCACTATTCTAAAGAAGGCATTACAAGCACACCTTGTGCATCAGTGA
- a CDS encoding ATP-binding protein, which produces MGKNQSFHLRLAHKMILLIGLLIIVVFCIMGVFVYSFFSDALERQVGQNALNVSKTVANMPQIVQAFEEEDPASIIQPLVTSIRDETGAEFVVVGNRDEIRYSHPNPERIGEQMIGSDNERALQHGEAYVSSEEGTLGLSIRGKSPVLSEDGEIIGVVSVGFLMENVNQIIAQYSKELWYVLAGLAALGFIGAVIIAYHIKRILFGLEPSEIAQLFLQKETILQSTYEGIIAMDQQGQATLVNKAAKDMLTNGKNDDYPDEFYIKKLLPEQMLKNVLSNGKSTFNNEIEMEQSTLVLNIVPIFQDQKPFGAVASFHNKSEIEYLTEELSRTKQYTDTLRAQTHEFSNKLLTISGLLQMNQVKKAIEYIQEETNVQQQRIHFLIKHVSDPMIAGLLLGKYNQANELKVSMHIDPDSHLTTPLSPKQKNVLFTVLGNLIENAFEAVKQEHSAGGGKVHIHFTDIGEDIIFEVEDNGPGIPAQIGGVIFEKGFTTKTGENRGVGLALSKQAVHDIGGSIYIEQGELDGACFVLTLPKS; this is translated from the coding sequence ATGGGTAAAAATCAATCATTTCATTTACGATTAGCTCATAAAATGATCCTTTTAATTGGATTATTAATTATCGTCGTTTTTTGTATTATGGGTGTCTTTGTCTATTCTTTTTTTTCGGATGCATTGGAAAGACAAGTCGGACAAAACGCCTTAAATGTATCAAAAACGGTGGCCAACATGCCGCAAATTGTCCAGGCTTTTGAGGAAGAGGATCCTGCTTCGATCATTCAACCATTAGTTACATCGATCCGCGATGAAACGGGAGCGGAATTTGTGGTAGTGGGGAATAGAGACGAAATCCGCTATTCCCATCCAAATCCGGAGAGGATTGGTGAACAAATGATTGGTTCGGATAACGAGAGAGCGTTACAACATGGAGAAGCTTATGTTTCCAGCGAGGAAGGGACACTAGGCCTTTCTATTCGAGGGAAATCCCCTGTTTTGTCGGAAGACGGGGAAATTATCGGTGTGGTATCCGTTGGCTTTCTCATGGAAAATGTGAATCAAATCATTGCCCAATACAGCAAAGAGCTTTGGTATGTGCTCGCAGGACTTGCCGCTTTAGGATTTATCGGTGCTGTCATTATTGCTTACCATATCAAACGGATTCTGTTTGGTTTAGAACCTTCAGAAATTGCTCAGCTTTTCTTGCAGAAAGAAACCATTTTACAGTCTACTTATGAAGGTATTATAGCGATGGATCAACAGGGGCAGGCTACGTTAGTCAATAAAGCAGCGAAAGACATGTTAACCAATGGAAAAAACGATGATTATCCCGATGAGTTTTATATTAAAAAGCTTCTCCCTGAACAAATGCTGAAAAATGTTTTATCCAATGGGAAAAGTACATTTAATAATGAAATAGAGATGGAACAATCAACACTAGTCTTAAATATCGTGCCCATATTTCAGGACCAAAAGCCTTTTGGGGCGGTAGCTTCTTTTCATAATAAAAGTGAGATAGAATATTTAACCGAAGAGCTATCGAGAACAAAACAATACACAGACACACTCCGAGCACAAACCCATGAATTTTCTAATAAACTTTTAACGATTTCTGGATTATTGCAGATGAATCAAGTGAAAAAAGCGATTGAATATATTCAAGAGGAAACGAATGTACAGCAGCAAAGAATTCATTTTTTGATTAAACATGTGTCTGATCCTATGATTGCAGGGCTGCTTTTAGGAAAATATAATCAAGCCAATGAATTGAAAGTTTCCATGCACATCGACCCAGACAGCCATCTAACGACACCCCTTTCTCCAAAGCAAAAAAATGTTTTATTTACGGTGTTGGGTAATTTGATTGAAAACGCATTTGAGGCGGTAAAACAAGAGCATTCGGCCGGGGGGGGAAAGGTGCATATTCATTTTACAGATATTGGTGAAGATATTATTTTTGAAGTAGAAGATAATGGACCAGGCATCCCTGCTCAAATTGGTGGTGTTATTTTCGAAAAAGGATTCACAACGAAGACCGGAGAAAACCGAGGCGTTGGATTGGCATTGTCGAAACAAGCGGTTCATGATATCGGAGGAAGCATTTACATAGAACAAGGAGAATTAGATGGAGCATGTTTTGTATTGACTTTACCGAAAAGTTAA
- a CDS encoding response regulator: MKFKVMIIEDDFRVANVLEDAVNNVERFQVVKKSMSREDSIHFLKHTDYLPDLILLDVYIPDVTGLDLLWEIRNQYKHIDIMMITAAKEVSTVEESMRSGVFDYILKPIDFTRFKKTLHHYAEQRSFFENHKEMDQDAIDLVMKQTVNQASVTELPKGIDEVTLNIVKDTIDQNSEKGISAMDAANCIGVSRPTARRYLEYLTSIHYAESYSNYGDLGRPQRLYFKKQHLQ, from the coding sequence ATGAAATTTAAAGTCATGATTATCGAGGATGACTTTCGCGTTGCCAATGTACTTGAAGACGCAGTTAATAACGTTGAAAGGTTTCAGGTTGTAAAAAAATCCATGTCTCGTGAAGATTCGATTCATTTTTTAAAACATACGGATTATCTGCCTGATTTAATATTGCTTGATGTCTATATTCCTGATGTAACAGGCCTGGACTTACTTTGGGAAATACGTAATCAATATAAACATATTGATATTATGATGATAACCGCTGCAAAAGAAGTATCTACTGTTGAAGAATCAATGAGAAGCGGGGTTTTTGATTATATATTAAAACCGATTGATTTTACGAGGTTTAAAAAAACACTGCACCATTACGCGGAGCAGCGCTCTTTTTTCGAAAACCATAAAGAAATGGATCAAGATGCTATTGATTTGGTTATGAAACAAACAGTTAATCAAGCAAGCGTAACCGAGCTGCCTAAAGGCATCGATGAAGTAACGCTGAATATCGTCAAAGATACCATTGATCAAAATAGTGAAAAAGGCATTTCTGCGATGGATGCAGCTAACTGTATCGGAGTCAGCCGGCCTACAGCAAGAAGGTATTTAGAATATCTTACCTCGATACACTATGCAGAATCTTATTCCAATTACGGGGATTTAGGGCGGCCGCAGCGGTTATATTTTAAGAAACAGCACCTTCAATAG